In Leptospira ellinghausenii, a single window of DNA contains:
- a CDS encoding DUF1801 domain-containing protein yields MKFLENKFENFYKSLSKDELEIVSRLKDITSEFTSLEEKISYSVLYYFKNSRICFIWPSSIKNGPKFGVQFGFCNGYLINDKYNILEKENRKQVFCITYHNQNQINETILKEYLINAIAIDDTLYSKKKSI; encoded by the coding sequence ATGAAATTTCTTGAAAATAAATTTGAGAATTTTTATAAATCACTTTCAAAGGATGAATTAGAAATCGTTTCTAGATTGAAGGATATAACTTCTGAATTCACTTCTCTTGAAGAAAAAATCTCATATTCAGTTCTATATTATTTCAAAAATAGCAGAATCTGTTTTATTTGGCCATCTTCTATAAAAAATGGACCTAAATTTGGTGTTCAATTCGGATTCTGCAATGGATATTTAATTAATGACAAATATAATATCTTAGAAAAAGAGAATAGAAAACAGGTTTTTTGTATTACTTACCATAATCAAAATCAAATTAATGAGACAATTCTAAAAGAATATCTAATAAATGCTATAGCAATTGATGATACATTATATAGCAAAAAGAAATCAATATAA
- a CDS encoding SH3 domain-containing protein, whose amino-acid sequence MKAKSITIKFSIILLLFTTCKEKSITPFAISPSKLLYVKISTKSGLNLRKDPSDTSQKIKILKDGDIGVFLGYKGDLTEVSGIKGFWYNVEFNNSKGYIFSPYVILSYNKEILKDLDYGDSNFGTIIPLLRLVPSYKINQDLKYNDIWFENKPIERSINPIYKKIDLFETFQIEVFKEIEEDYSYYNVLFKNPDGNLKFTSNHTNLEPIKFSTKFPLLIGGITQCHNCDATTLYELYILKNNKILIIPHWSESENEECLYSDDIITETELRVSNSFNELHIKDTRFECIEIDEPNCEAYETCKNNPPIYFEKVHKKSYYIKITNHHHDLIIDGEFSKGKNKELNFEKYFKDTIPLELTKFSI is encoded by the coding sequence ATGAAAGCTAAATCTATCACAATAAAATTCTCAATCATTCTCTTACTTTTTACAACATGTAAAGAAAAATCAATTACTCCCTTTGCGATAAGCCCTAGTAAATTATTATATGTAAAAATTTCTACAAAATCAGGTTTAAATTTACGTAAAGATCCATCAGATACTTCTCAGAAAATCAAAATTTTGAAAGATGGAGACATCGGCGTTTTTTTAGGGTATAAAGGAGATCTCACCGAAGTTTCTGGAATCAAAGGTTTCTGGTATAACGTTGAATTTAATAATTCAAAAGGGTATATATTTTCACCATATGTAATCCTCTCATACAATAAGGAAATATTAAAAGATTTAGATTACGGAGATTCTAATTTTGGAACTATTATCCCCTTACTCAGATTAGTGCCATCTTACAAAATAAATCAGGATCTAAAATATAATGACATTTGGTTCGAAAACAAACCAATTGAAAGATCAATTAACCCAATCTATAAAAAAATTGATTTATTTGAAACCTTCCAAATAGAAGTATTTAAGGAAATTGAAGAAGATTACTCTTACTATAATGTACTTTTTAAAAATCCTGATGGAAATCTGAAGTTTACATCTAATCATACAAATTTGGAACCAATAAAATTCTCCACTAAATTCCCTCTCTTAATTGGTGGAATTACTCAGTGTCATAACTGCGATGCTACGACTTTATATGAACTATATATTCTTAAAAACAATAAAATACTTATCATACCTCATTGGAGTGAATCCGAAAACGAGGAATGCCTTTACTCAGATGATATAATAACTGAAACAGAACTAAGAGTTTCAAATAGTTTTAATGAACTACACATTAAAGATACTAGATTTGAATGTATAGAAATCGATGAGCCAAATTGTGAAGCCTATGAAACTTGTAAAAACAATCCACCAATATACTTTGAAAAAGTACACAAAAAATCATATTATATAAAAATAACAAATCACCATCATGACTTAATTATTGACGGAGAATTTTCAAAGGGAAAAAATAAGGAATTAAATTTCGAGAAATATTTCAAAGATACGATTCCTTTAGAACTAACAAAATTTAGCATATAG
- a CDS encoding DUF4145 domain-containing protein, giving the protein MIDQKFLKSFSPTTKQPIGPCAFCQEGHLYINEAEFHFGEDLSSETYRDKVTDPDNDEGFGWDPDYYTGHFAGLLLCNKCKNKTSISGETRLVLTVDKDSEDYNQAYHIEHCTIKSISPTLKLITFPKSPKFNWTLQTILIKSFDLFWIDNAACANKIRTSIEILLTDLGIPKIDSSGKKLNLHTRIEEFKKINTPIGELLLTLKILGNVGSHSNTVIDREDLLSAFEVLEYVLIELFEPKSSKIQDLSDKIRKKYK; this is encoded by the coding sequence ATGATCGATCAAAAATTTTTAAAATCTTTCTCACCAACAACAAAACAACCAATTGGACCATGTGCTTTTTGTCAGGAAGGACATTTATACATAAACGAAGCAGAATTCCATTTTGGAGAAGATCTAAGTTCAGAAACTTACAGAGACAAAGTAACTGATCCCGATAATGATGAAGGTTTCGGCTGGGATCCAGATTATTATACCGGGCACTTTGCTGGACTTCTACTATGTAATAAATGCAAAAATAAAACATCAATTTCAGGAGAAACTAGATTAGTCCTTACAGTTGATAAAGATTCAGAAGATTATAATCAGGCTTACCACATTGAACATTGCACTATTAAAAGCATATCACCAACCTTAAAGTTAATAACATTCCCTAAATCACCGAAATTTAATTGGACGCTTCAAACCATTTTAATAAAATCATTTGATTTATTCTGGATAGATAATGCTGCATGTGCTAATAAAATCAGAACTTCTATTGAAATTCTTTTAACAGACCTTGGAATTCCAAAAATAGATTCATCAGGTAAAAAGTTAAATTTACATACAAGAATTGAAGAATTCAAAAAAATTAATACTCCAATCGGAGAATTACTTCTAACTCTAAAAATTTTAGGAAATGTTGGAAGTCATTCAAATACAGTAATCGATAGAGAAGATTTATTAAGTGCCTTTGAGGTCTTAGAATATGTTTTAATTGAACTCTTTGAACCTAAAAGCTCAAAAATACAGGATCTTTCTGATAAAATCAGGAAAAAATATAAATAA